Within the Candidatus Methylomirabilota bacterium genome, the region CGACAAGGAGCAAGGACACAAGACGGGACGGTCCTTGCCGCTTCGGCGGGAAACGAAGTCGGACTGCGGCGATGGCACCTGCGGTTGCGGCTGTGGGCTTCCGCTCACCAAAGAGGGCATCTGCACCTGCGGCTGTGGACGCCACGGCGAGCGCTAGGCCGAACGGCTCGGCAGCCGGCCGAGCCGATGCGCGGCTCCGGGAAACGGGCGAGCCCGCTCACTTGAGCAGAATCTCCATCACCGCGTGGGCGGCGCGACTGTCCCAGTCACGGGGCCCGATGGCGACGGCCGTGATCCGGCCGGACCGGTCGATGAGGAAGCTCGCAGGCAGGCCCCGGACGGTGTAGAGGTTGGCGATCTCGAGCTTGGGGTCGAGTCCGATCGGGAACGTGAGACCGAGCCGCTTCGCGAAGGCTTCCACGGCCTCCGGGCCTCCCGCGTCGATGGAGAGCGCCAGGATCGTGAGGCCACGCGCCTGGAAGCGGCGGTACAGGCGCTCCATGGAAGGCATCTCCTCCTTGCAGGGCGGACACCAGGTCGCCCAGAAGTTGAGGAAGACGACCTTGCCGCGCTCGGCCCCCAGGCGAACCTGGCTGCCGCCGAGCCCCGGCGCGGTGAAGTCGGGCGCCGCCGTCGGCCTCGCCGGCCGGATCAGGTCCAGCTCCTGGAATGGGTCGGCGCTCGCTTGGCCGCCCGCCGTTACCGCGAGGGCGAAGACCACGACCGCCGCGACCAGGGTCGGCCGCACGCCCGCTACCCGATCTTCACCAGCGTGATCATGCCGCCCATCATGTGCATGGGCTTGTGGCAGTGGAAGAACCAGTCGCCAGGGTTGTGGGCGGTGAACTCGAGGACGACCGCGCCCATGTGGGCGGCGACGTCCACACTATCCTTGACGACGGGCTCGGTGTAGCGGGCGCCGTTGATGGCCAGGACACGGAACGACTGGCCGTGCAGATGCATCGGGTGGGCCTCCGGACTCATGTTGTCCAGGCGCACTCGAACGCGGTCGCCGCGCTTGACGGTGAGCGGGTCCGTCTTCGGATAGACCTTCCGGTTGATCGTCCAGACGTCGCTGCCCATCATGCCCCCGCCCAGGGTAAGGTCGAAGGTCCGCGTCGCCCCGGACGCTGCCGGCAGCACCGCGCGGCCGCGGCCCAGGCCGGGGTGCCAGAGGTCGAGGTCGGCGAGCTGCTCCTCGGTCGGAGCGGGTTTGGCGCGATCGTGCCCCTCGTAGAGCACGAGCATCCGCTCGCCGGCCTCGGCGTGGCCCGGCTCGAGGCACTGGAAGAACCATGCGCCTGGTCGCTCGGCGGTGACGACGGCGTCGCAGCGCTCGCTCGGCGCCAATGGGATCGCGTCCACCTCGACGGGCGACCGGAGCGGGTTGCCGTCGGTATGCGTCACGTGCAGGCGGTGGCCGGCCAGGCGGACGACGTGGGTGTGCTCGTTGCTGGCGTTGATGAGCCGCAGGCGCAGCCGTTCGCCCTTGCGCAGGCGGAGCGGCTCGGTGGCGGGATAGGCCTTGCCGTTGATCGTCATGGTGTCGTAAGGGGGCGTGTTGGCGCCGCCCATCATGCCGCGCATCATCCCGCCCATGCCCCGGCCGCCCATCATCCCGCCCATCCCGCGACCGCCCATCATGCCCCCCATGCCGCCGCCACTGGCCGTACCCTCCGACGTGTCCGGCACTGGGCGACCGCTGCCCGTGACCCAGTCGTCGAGGACGAACGTCAGCTCGCGGTCGTACGCCGTTGGCTCCGTCGCGCCGGTGGGCTCGATGATGAGCGGGGCGGCGAGGCCGAGGTCGAGTTGCCGGTGCTCGTCCACGTGCGTGTGGTACCAGCGCGTGCCCGCCGGCCGCGCCTCGAACTCGTAGACGAAGCTCTCGCCCGGCGCCACGGGCTTCTGGGTGATGCCCGGCACCCCATCCATCGGGTTGGGCACGTCCACGCCGTGCCAGTGGATCGTCGTGGGCTCAGGAAGCGAGTTCCTGAGAACGATCCGCACGCGCTCTCCCTCACGGGCGCGGATCTCGGGCCCGGGGACCCGGCCGTTGTAGGCCATGGCCTTGACGGTCCTGCCGGGCGCGAGCTCCCAGGAAACCTCGCGCGCCTCGAGGTGGATCGTCCGGACGGGTCCGGCGCCCGCGCGGCCTGGCCGAGGGCCGGCCGCCAGACCCGCTCCGAGCGCTCCGGCGCCGAGGCGCGCGGCCGTCGTCAAGAGGTCACGGCGAGAGATCATCGCTGGACTCCTTCGCACCGCTCCACGAGGAAGCGCTTGAGGTCGTCGAGGCTCGCGAAGATGACCTGGACCCGGTCGCCCTGCATCCCGGCGGGCAGGAGTACCGGCTTGCCGCGCTCGGGGCCGTAGGCGGTCGCGTCCGTCTTGAAACGGAGGTTCAACTCGCGCACGCGGCGCTCGTCGCCGCTGGCCATCGTGAGGCGGTACTCCCCACGGCAGTACGTGATCTCCCTGACGATCTGGTCCGCGGCCACGTTCTTGAGCGGCGCGCGGGGCGTCTGGGCCAGGGCGGGCGAGGCCAGCGATGCGAGGCTGGTGATCAGCACGAGGGCGACCCGTGTCATACGGGGCTTCCTCGCTCCGCGAGGAGGGCGCGCAAGTTGGCGCGGAGCCGTGTCATCGACTCGGGTTCGGTGGCGAGATGATAGGCGCGGATGCTCCCGGCCCGGTCCACGAGCACGGCCCGCGCGCTATGCATGACCAGGCTCGTGGAGCCGTGGCTCGCCCAGGCCGGCGCCGGACCGAAGGAGAGGTTCCGGCCGCACGCCGGCGACGCGCCTGCCGAGTCCACGACGGCCAACCGGAAGCCGTCGTGGGCCAGGCAGTAGATCTCGCGCTTGTTCCCGGTGAGGAACCACCAGCGGTCGCCGGCGCCGTAGCGCTCGGCGTACCGCCGGAGCGCGGCCGGCGTGTCGTGCGCCGGATCGACGGTGATGGAGACCAGGCGGAGGTCGCCAGACTGCGCGAACTCCTGCTGGAGCCCGGCAAACTGCAAGCTCTGGGTTGGACACGACTCGGTGCACGCGGTGTAGATGAAGTCGGCGACCCAGACCAGGCCGTGCAGATCGTCCAGAGTGACACGGCGTCCCGAGCGCTCGGTCAGCACGAAGGGCGGCACGGCGCCGTAGTCCCCGAGCTGTTCTAGGGCGGGCCCGGCCGGCGCCTGGGGTGCGCGGCGAGCCCACCAGGCCGTGGCGCCGACGCCGGCCACGAGCATGGTGGCCACAATCAGGCTGGTCATGAGCACCACGCGCCGGGTGGGCGGTGTCATCACACCACCCAGTACACGAGCGTGTCGTGGAGCCCGGCGAGGACAAGGATGGCCCCCGCGATCACGCGGAGTGGCCGCTCCAGCCACCGGAGGCTCCCCGCCACCGCGTCCGCGGCCGCCACGCCGGCGGCGATGAGCCCGGCCGCCGCAAGGAGCGGCAGTGAGGCACCGACCGCGAAGAGCCCGGGGAACGTCCAGCCCCCGGCGCTCCGGAGCGCCAGCGGGACCGTGAGCCCGAAGAAGAGCCAGAAGAGCGTCGGGCAGAGCGCGAACGAGAAGGCGACGCCGAGCAGATAGGCTCCGCCGACGCCGCGCAGGCGGAGCCGCTCGCGAAGCCGCCACGCCAGCCGCTGCCCGGCGCCGAACCGGAAGCGCCAGCGGCCCAGGAGACCGAGCCCGATCAGGATCATCACCGGGCCGAGCGCGCGGCGGGCCACGATCACGACAGGGATCGAGATCGCCTGGAGCTGCAGGCCGACCAGGACGACACCGGCCCCGACCAGCGAGTACACCGTGATCTTGCCGGCAACATAGGCGAGCGCGAGTCCGAGAGGCCGTCCGCCGCCCGGGTGCGCTGAGGCGTAGGCGAGCGCGCCGAGGCTCGTCGTGAGCTGGCAGGGCGACGTCGCGCCGATGAGCCCGAAGGCGACGGCGCCCAGGAGCGGCAGCTCCACGCGATCGGCCCAGCCGCCGAGCGCCACCACCGCGCCCTGGGTGAGCCCGGAGAGCCAACCGTACCAGGCGACGAGAACCCGGTCCATGTCACCCCTTCGGGTAGGGCGTGGGGGTCGGTGTGCCGCGGTACTTGCCGTCGATCACGCGCCGGATCTCGAGCAGCGCCTTGCCCGCCTTGCGCATCGTCATCACGTCACGCGTGACGTCGAGGCAGACCGTTCAGGTCGCGGCGTGGCTCGTGAACGTGAGCGTGCCGTCTCGGTTGAACGCCTTGATGTAGCAGTCGCGGTTGCTGGTGTGGCCGAAGCGGTAGCAGCCACAGAAGCAGGGCATGTACTGCAGCTCATCGCCGCGCTCGACGGCGTAGCGGTAGAGCCGCTGGACATCCGGCGTGGTCGCGAACTGGGGGAGTTGGCCGCGTGGCAGCGTTTGGACCTGGTCCCCGATGGCGTCGGTCGTGATGGACCCGGCACCCGCCGGGCGGCCGCCGAGCACCTGCCAGGCGCCAAGCCCCGCCGCCACCGTGGCGGCTCCGCCGTAGAGAAAGAGTCGTCGGTTCATGGTCCTCCCCTGCTCACCGCGTGGACTGGTACTCGCCGCGCCCCTGGGCGGTGCTGACGACGCCGCGGCGGGCCTCGTCGAGCTTGGCGGCGATGAGGGCCGCGCCGAGCGTGCCGATGTGTTTATAGGTGATGCGCCCATCGGGGCCGATGAGGAATGCCTCAGGCAGGCCCCAGACGCCGTAGTCGATGGCAATCCGGCCGCCCGCGTCGCGGCCGTTGGGGTACGTGATGCCGAACTCGTCGAGGAAGGCCCGGGCCCGCTCGTCTTCGTCCTGCGTGCTGATCCCCACGAAGACCACGCCGTGGTCCCTGGTTCGCTGCCAGGCCGCCTCGAGCGCCGGCGCCTCGACCCGGCAGGGCGGGCACCAGGAAGCCCAGAAGTTCAGGAAGACCACCTGGCCGCGGAGGTCCTCGAGCCGGAGCGTCCGGCCGTCGAAGAGCGCGAGCGAGAAGGGCGGCGCCGGCCGGCCGAGCATCGGGCTCTCGATGTAGCGCGGCTCACGTCCGAAGCCGAAGGCGAGCAGAGCGAGTACCGCGACGGCCGGAAGGAGGACCGCCGAGGCAACGAGCGACCGTCGCCCGCTCACCGGGACCTCACGGGGCGCCCTGCTCGAGCAGCCATTCGACGAGGCGCCGGGCCTCGGGCGTGCGCCAGTCGCGCTCCCCGGGCACCCGGCCCACGATCCGGCCAGCCCGGTCGATGAGGATCGTGCTCGGATGGCCGGGAACACCGAACGGCCCCGGGCTGGCGCCGTCCGGATCGAGCCAGAGGGGGAACCCAATGTCGAAGTCTTCGCCCCACTCACGGACCACATCGGCACGCTCGCGCAGGCTCACGCCGACCATGGCCAGGCCGCGCGCCTGGAACATCCGGTGGAGCGTCGCCTTGGCGGGAGCCTCCCGCCGGCACTGGGGTCACCACGTCGTGAAAAAGGTGAGCAGCACCGGTCGCCCCCGCAGCTCGCTGAGCCGTGCGGGGCGGCCGTCGAGCGCGCGGAAGGCGACGTCCGGCGCTGGCACTGGGGTGACCAGCCGCAGCGCTTGCATGTGTTCGAACGGGTCCCGCTCCTGCGCTCTCGGCGCCACCCCCGTCGCGCTCAGGAGCAGGACCGTGGCGGCTGCCAGTGTCAGCGCTGGGTGCCCCACGTCACACCCCCGTCGCGGCTGACGAAGATCCGTCCTTCCATCGTTGTGGCGTACACCTCGCTCGGCCGCTTCGGGTTCACCGCGACCGCAGCGGCGTTCGTCACGCCCTCGGCGCGCGTCCAGCTCTGCCCGGCGTCGTCGGTCCGGAAGATCCCGTCCCGCATGGCGACATACATCACCTTCGAGTTCGACGGATGGACCGCGAATCCGTTCACGGTGCTGGCGGGCAGACCGCCCACCTTGCGCCAGCCTCAGAAGCAGTCGGGGTTGCGGAGGAGTCCCTCGCCGGTCCCCGCGTAGAGGAAGATCCCGCCCATGCCGGTCGGGATGTCGACCGACGCCAGAACCTTGATCTCGCCGGCCGGGCCGTCGTCCACACGCACCCACTTTTGACCTCCATCGGTGGTGCGGTACACGCCGGCGCCCTTGTCCCGGACGAGCGCGTGGAGCTTCGCCGGGCTGTTCGGATCGATGGCCAGGCCGTGCACGTCGAGACCGCCGAGGCCACTGTTCACCGAGGTCCACGTGCTGCCGCCGTCGGTGGTCCTGAAGACGCCGGCCTCGTGCGTGCCGATGTACATCACGCCGCCCTCGACAGGGTGAGTGGCGATGGCCATCACGTCGGGCGTGTGGTGCTGGCTCGGCAGCGCCACCTTGGCCCAGGTGCGGCCGCCGTCCTCGCTCCGAAAGAGGCCGGTGTGGGTGCCGAGCCAGAGCGCACGCCAGGCCGCGTCGAGCGCGAGCGCGTGGACGTGCTCGAACGCCGGCGCGGCGTGAGGCGGCTCGCCGGCGTGTGCGGCCGGCGCAGCGGTGAGTCCGGCCGCGAGGACGAGCAGGACGAGCGCCTTGCGCGTGGAGTCGTCCTTGACGGGCTCCGTGCGCGGCGGCGCGTCGTGGTGGCCCATGTTCATCATCGCGCGCATCATGAAGTACATCCCGAGCGGGCAGGCGAGAGCAGCGAGCACGCTCAAGAGTGAGCCGCCGGCAATCCCGAGCGTGCTTCCGCTCCAGAACATGGGAATCGCGAGAAGGAGGAGCAGGGGCGCACCCCAGCACGCACCGCGCTTGACGTAGTCCTTCCAGGTGCGCTCGCTGACGGGCGGGAGGCTGCAGGCTTCGCCGTCAGCCCGGCGGCGCGCCACCGCCGCGATGCGCGCCTGGCGCACGCCCTCGGCGAACTGCTCAGCGTGAGCCTCCGAACACAACGTCTCACCGAAGCGCTCGCTCACCACCGGACTGTCATCAATTCGGTGGCCACAGTGCGCGCAGTGGGTTGGCTGAGTCGGCTTTTCAGTCGTCCGGGTGTCGCGATGGGCCATGGTCGGCTTACCTTCCCGGCTGCGCGGGCTGCATCATGCCGCCCTGGCCGCCCATCTTGCCGCCGCCCATCGAGCCCATCATCTCCATCATCCGTGTCATGCCCAACATCACGTCGCCGTTGCCCATGCGGCGGGCCATCTCCATCATGTTGGCCATCGCCTGGGGCGCGCGGTCCGACTGCATGAACTCGCGCATGGCCTTCTTCCCGTCCTCAGTGGCGCCGGAGCCCTGCATCATGTCCGTACAGGCGGCGACCGGGTCCTTCCCCGGCTCAGCCGACTTGCGAGTTTCGGCAGCGATTGCCGCCCCCACAACCAGCGGCAGCGCGAGCACGAGCAGCATCGTTACGGCAAACCGTCTCATGAAGTTGCCTCCCTCGAGTTAGTGGTTGCCGGGGAGACTGCTCCCCAGGCAGACATCAAGTACGAAAGACGCGAGGGCTAGGCGATGACGGGAGGCGAACGAGGCGCGAGTGGAGCGATCTGGCGGCCTGGGCCGACGTCGAGTGGCGCGGCAGCCGCGCTGTCGGGCGCCTGGGTCGGCACCGCCAGAGTCTCGACGACGGGGAGGATGGCAGCCGGAACTGTCGGCGACGTCTGGAGCGCTTGGGCTTGAGTCGACGCGCCACAGGCAAACTGCATCTCGCAGACCCGGCCGGCGCAATCCGGCATCTCACCGCCTGGCATCGCCGCCTGGACGATGTCGACGACGCAGACGGCAAGGACAATCGCGACGAGCAGGGCCGCGAAGGTCTTCACCGGGAAGGAAAGGCGCCACGCATGCATAGGCCGACACTCAGAATACGCCTGACCGCAACTGGACGCAACGAGGGGCGGGCCAGTGGTCTTGGGGAGCCGCGTCGGCCGCCGGCGTGTTACACTCTCGGGCGATGAGGCGATCGCGAACCCTGCTGGCCGTGCTTCTGGCCTGTGTGTGGGCCCTGGCGGCGCCTCTCGCCATGGCGTCGAACAACTGCATGGTGATGGGCGCCCTGTGCGAAGGGCCGTGCGGTGCCTCCTCGTCTGTCGTTTCTGGTCCGGTCAGTGTCGCCTCCGTCCAGTTGTTGACCACTGCTGAGCCGTTGCCGGCCGAGCACGTCCCCCAGGTGGCCCTGAAGGTTTCGGACCCCCCTCCCAAACCCCTCTTCCGCTCCGCGTAGTCCAGTCTTTGCTTCAACGCTGAGTTACTGCTCGTCGGACTCTGTCTGCTGAGCGGGTCGGCGAGGGCTGTCCCTCGCCGGATGGAGGGGTGTCATGAGCAGTCATGGATGGATTCGTCTGCTGATCGGTGTCTTTGCGACCGT harbors:
- a CDS encoding TlpA disulfide reductase family protein, whose protein sequence is MRPTLVAAVVVFALAVTAGGQASADPFQELDLIRPARPTAAPDFTAPGLGGSQVRLGAERGKVVFLNFWATWCPPCKEEMPSMERLYRRFQARGLTILALSIDAGGPEAVEAFAKRLGLTFPIGLDPKLEIANLYTVRGLPASFLIDRSGRITAVAIGPRDWDSRAAHAVMEILLK
- a CDS encoding sulfite exporter TauE/SafE family protein, which produces MDRVLVAWYGWLSGLTQGAVVALGGWADRVELPLLGAVAFGLIGATSPCQLTTSLGALAYASAHPGGGRPLGLALAYVAGKITVYSLVGAGVVLVGLQLQAISIPVVIVARRALGPVMILIGLGLLGRWRFRFGAGQRLAWRLRERLRLRGVGGAYLLGVAFSFALCPTLFWLFFGLTVPLALRSAGGWTFPGLFAVGASLPLLAAAGLIAAGVAAADAVAGSLRWLERPLRVIAGAILVLAGLHDTLVYWVV
- a CDS encoding YCF48-related protein, coding for MSERFGETLCSEAHAEQFAEGVRQARIAAVARRRADGEACSLPPVSERTWKDYVKRGACWGAPLLLLLAIPMFWSGSTLGIAGGSLLSVLAALACPLGMYFMMRAMMNMGHHDAPPRTEPVKDDSTRKALVLLVLAAGLTAAPAAHAGEPPHAAPAFEHVHALALDAAWRALWLGTHTGLFRSEDGGRTWAKVALPSQHHTPDVMAIATHPVEGGVMYIGTHEAGVFRTTDGGSTWTSVNSGLGGLDVHGLAIDPNSPAKLHALVRDKGAGVYRTTDGGQKWVRVDDGPAGEIKVLASVDIPTGMGGIFLYAGTGEGLLRNPDCF
- a CDS encoding multicopper oxidase family protein, which produces MISRRDLLTTAARLGAGALGAGLAAGPRPGRAGAGPVRTIHLEAREVSWELAPGRTVKAMAYNGRVPGPEIRAREGERVRIVLRNSLPEPTTIHWHGVDVPNPMDGVPGITQKPVAPGESFVYEFEARPAGTRWYHTHVDEHRQLDLGLAAPLIIEPTGATEPTAYDRELTFVLDDWVTGSGRPVPDTSEGTASGGGMGGMMGGRGMGGMMGGRGMGGMMRGMMGGANTPPYDTMTINGKAYPATEPLRLRKGERLRLRLINASNEHTHVVRLAGHRLHVTHTDGNPLRSPVEVDAIPLAPSERCDAVVTAERPGAWFFQCLEPGHAEAGERMLVLYEGHDRAKPAPTEEQLADLDLWHPGLGRGRAVLPAASGATRTFDLTLGGGMMGSDVWTINRKVYPKTDPLTVKRGDRVRVRLDNMSPEAHPMHLHGQSFRVLAINGARYTEPVVKDSVDVAAHMGAVVLEFTAHNPGDWFFHCHKPMHMMGGMITLVKIG
- a CDS encoding SCO family protein, coding for MTPPTRRVVLMTSLIVATMLVAGVGATAWWARRAPQAPAGPALEQLGDYGAVPPFVLTERSGRRVTLDDLHGLVWVADFIYTACTESCPTQSLQFAGLQQEFAQSGDLRLVSITVDPAHDTPAALRRYAERYGAGDRWWFLTGNKREIYCLAHDGFRLAVVDSAGASPACGRNLSFGPAPAWASHGSTSLVMHSARAVLVDRAGSIRAYHLATEPESMTRLRANLRALLAERGSPV
- a CDS encoding TlpA disulfide reductase family protein, which encodes MSGRRSLVASAVLLPAVAVLALLAFGFGREPRYIESPMLGRPAPPFSLALFDGRTLRLEDLRGQVVFLNFWASWCPPCRVEAPALEAAWQRTRDHGVVFVGISTQDEDERARAFLDEFGITYPNGRDAGGRIAIDYGVWGLPEAFLIGPDGRITYKHIGTLGAALIAAKLDEARRGVVSTAQGRGEYQSTR
- a CDS encoding PCYCGC motif-containing (lipo)protein, which produces MNRRLFLYGGAATVAAGLGAWQVLGGRPAGAGSITTDAIGDQVQTLPRGQLPQFATTPDVQRLYRYAVERGDELQYMPCFCGCYRFGHTSNRDCYIKAFNRDGTLTFTSHAATUTVCLDVTRDVMTMRKAGKALLEIRRVIDGKYRGTPTPTPYPKG